A single Deltaproteobacteria bacterium DNA region contains:
- a CDS encoding 3-isopropylmalate dehydrogenase — translation MRKSYQIGVIGGDGTGPEVVAEGIKTLKAVSRISDFDLRFNTFDMGGDRYLREGVLVADDEIRRLKGMDAVFLGAIGHPDVAPGILEREILLRLRFELDLYINLRPVALFEGVDTPLKGKGPGDIDFVVIRENSEGMYAGGGGFFKKGTPDEIALQESVNTRKGVERCIRYAFDYCRKRGGKKQLTLCAKTNVLVYESDLWHRVFYEAAKEYPDVAVNYQHVDALCMWMIKNPEQFDMIVTGNLFGDIITDIGAIIQGGLGIAAGGNINPEGTAMFEPIGGSAPKYAGLGKINPLAAICAAQMMLAYLGEDAAAKRLLTAIKQVVREKIASLDAGKMGCSTSEVGDLVVGCLS, via the coding sequence ATGAGAAAATCCTATCAGATCGGGGTCATCGGGGGCGACGGCACCGGCCCGGAGGTGGTGGCCGAAGGGATAAAGACCCTGAAGGCCGTATCCCGAATATCGGATTTTGACCTCCGGTTCAACACCTTTGATATGGGCGGCGATCGGTATCTCAGGGAAGGGGTACTGGTAGCCGATGATGAGATCCGCCGGTTGAAGGGAATGGACGCCGTATTTCTGGGGGCCATCGGTCATCCGGACGTCGCGCCCGGAATCCTGGAAAGGGAGATCCTTCTGAGACTGCGCTTTGAACTGGACCTCTACATCAATCTCCGGCCGGTCGCCCTTTTTGAGGGCGTTGACACGCCGCTCAAGGGAAAAGGGCCGGGGGACATCGACTTCGTGGTCATCAGGGAAAATTCCGAAGGGATGTATGCGGGCGGGGGCGGGTTTTTCAAGAAAGGGACCCCGGATGAGATTGCTCTCCAGGAGTCTGTCAATACCCGCAAGGGGGTGGAGCGGTGCATCCGGTACGCCTTTGACTATTGCCGGAAACGGGGTGGGAAAAAGCAGCTCACCCTCTGCGCCAAGACCAATGTGCTCGTTTATGAATCCGATCTGTGGCACCGGGTCTTTTATGAGGCAGCAAAAGAATATCCGGATGTCGCCGTCAATTATCAGCATGTGGACGCCCTCTGTATGTGGATGATCAAGAACCCGGAACAGTTCGATATGATCGTGACCGGCAACCTGTTCGGCGATATCATCACGGACATCGGGGCCATCATCCAGGGGGGACTGGGGATTGCGGCCGGCGGGAACATCAACCCCGAGGGGACCGCCATGTTCGAGCCGATCGGCGGTTCGGCCCCCAAGTACGCGGGGCTGGGCAAGATCAATCCCTTGGCCGCGATTTGCGCCGCACAGATGATGCTGGCCTATTTAGGTGAAGATGCGGCTGCAAAACGGCTCCTCACCGCCATTAAACAGGTGGTCAGGGAAAAGATCGCCAGCCTCGATGCCGGGAAGATGGGCTGTTCCACCAGCGAGGTGGGGGACCTGGTAGTGGGCTGCCTGTCCTGA
- the ilvC gene encoding ketol-acid reductoisomerase has protein sequence MAEIDFGGVLEEVVTSEEFTLAKAQDVLRNETVAVIGYGVQGPGQALNQIDNGIKVIVGQREGGGSWQRAVDDGFVPGKTLFSPKDAADQGTIVQYLVSDAAQVALWPEIKSCLRKGDALYFSHGFSITYKDQTGVVPPPDVDVILVAPKGSGRTVRSNFLAGSGINSSFAVFQDATGRARERTLAVGIAIGSGYLFPTTFEKEVYSDLTGERGVLMGCLAGVMEAQYATLREHGHSPSEAFNETVEELTQSLIRLVAENGMDWMFGNCSTTAQRGALDWKGRFREAVVPVFDELYKSVVSGEETRIVLDANSRPDYRKGLEKELSEIRDSEMWRAGAAVRALRPENRKKGQAEGEDA, from the coding sequence ATGGCAGAAATAGATTTTGGCGGAGTGTTGGAAGAGGTGGTCACCTCAGAGGAGTTCACGCTCGCGAAGGCACAGGATGTGCTCAGGAATGAAACCGTGGCCGTGATCGGTTACGGGGTCCAGGGACCGGGGCAGGCCCTTAATCAGATAGATAACGGAATAAAGGTCATTGTGGGACAACGGGAAGGGGGGGGGTCGTGGCAGAGGGCCGTGGACGACGGATTCGTCCCTGGAAAGACGCTGTTTTCACCCAAGGATGCGGCAGATCAGGGGACCATTGTACAGTATCTGGTGTCGGATGCAGCGCAGGTCGCCCTCTGGCCCGAGATCAAGAGCTGTCTTCGTAAGGGGGATGCCCTCTATTTTTCCCACGGGTTTTCCATTACCTATAAGGATCAGACAGGCGTGGTACCGCCCCCGGACGTGGACGTCATCCTGGTGGCGCCCAAAGGCTCCGGCCGTACGGTTCGGTCCAATTTCCTGGCAGGCAGCGGAATCAATTCAAGTTTTGCCGTTTTTCAGGACGCCACGGGGCGGGCCCGGGAGCGGACCCTGGCTGTCGGGATCGCCATCGGATCGGGGTATCTCTTCCCCACCACCTTTGAAAAAGAGGTCTACAGCGATCTTACCGGTGAACGGGGCGTCCTGATGGGGTGTCTTGCCGGCGTCATGGAGGCCCAGTATGCCACCCTGCGGGAGCATGGGCACAGCCCGAGCGAGGCCTTTAACGAGACCGTGGAGGAGTTGACCCAGAGCCTGATCCGGCTGGTGGCGGAAAACGGAATGGACTGGATGTTCGGCAACTGCAGCACCACGGCCCAGCGGGGCGCCCTGGACTGGAAAGGACGATTCAGGGAGGCGGTGGTTCCGGTCTTTGACGAACTCTACAAAAGCGTTGTGTCGGGAGAAGAAACCCGGATCGTTCTCGATGCGAACAGCCGCCCGGATTACCGTAAGGGTCTTGAAAAGGAACTTTCCGAAATCAGGGATTCCGAGATGTGGCGGGCGGGGGCGGCCGTCCGTGCCCTGAGGCCTGAAAACAGAAAAAAGGGCCAGGCAGAGGGAGAAGACGCATGA
- the ilvN gene encoding acetolactate synthase small subunit — MKNEKDKRHILSMLVDNQPGVLSRVAGFFSGRGFNIDSLCVSETIDPVISRITLVAMGDMAVLEQIKKQLNKLINVIKVLDFTDVEYVERETALVKIRAKPENRAEILRMADIFRSRVVDVGSEFYTVEITGNEGKINAFLKLVKPMGIKEIARTGVVALAREKK, encoded by the coding sequence ATGAAAAACGAGAAGGACAAGAGGCATATCCTCTCCATGCTGGTGGACAACCAGCCCGGCGTGCTCTCACGGGTGGCCGGGTTCTTCAGCGGACGGGGATTCAATATCGACAGTCTCTGCGTTTCCGAGACAATCGATCCGGTCATCTCCAGGATCACCCTGGTGGCCATGGGAGATATGGCCGTCCTGGAACAGATCAAGAAACAGCTCAACAAGCTGATCAATGTCATCAAGGTGCTGGATTTTACCGATGTGGAGTATGTTGAGCGCGAGACCGCCCTGGTCAAGATTCGGGCGAAGCCTGAAAATCGCGCTGAGATACTGAGGATGGCGGATATCTTTCGATCCAGGGTGGTGGATGTGGGATCGGAGTTCTATACGGTGGAGATTACCGGGAACGAAGGGAAGATTAACGCTTTCCTGAAACTGGTGAAACCGATGGGCATCAAGGAGATCGCGAGGACCGGGGTCGTTGCCCTGGCGCGTGAAAAAAAATAA
- the ilvB gene encoding biosynthetic-type acetolactate synthase large subunit yields MKLNGAQIILRTLQEEGVDVIFGFPGGAVADIYDELVKTDIRHITVRHEQGAVHAADGYTRASGKIGVCLVTSGPGATNTISGIASAYMDSIPIIVLTGQVPTDLIGNDAFQEVDIVGITRPCTKHNYLVKKVEDLGRILKEAFHVARSGRPGPVLVDLPKDVIKASTVYRSIKNVELRSYNPTYEPNIRQLPKAVALIREARRPMILAGGGVILSRASEALQALARRIQAPVAGTLMGLGAFPGSDPLWLGMIGMHGTYRANMSSAECDLLIAVGVRFDDRVTGKEETFAPKAKIVHIDIDPTSIRKNIPVAVPIVGDCGLTLQKLNALLEKEELGDMSQERKAWLDRIGEWKATKTLKYVQKDVIKPQYVIEKLCEITKGEAIITTEVGQNQMWAAQYYRFDRPNCFITSGGLGCMGFGFPAAIGAQVACPERLVVDIAGDGSIQMNIQEMATAMQHRLPVKIVVLNNSCLGMIRQWQELFYDRCYAHTELEATPDFVKLAEAYGAMGLRASRPEEVESVLRQGLSHPGLVIMDFVVEKEECVYPMVPAGAPITDMLLV; encoded by the coding sequence ATTAAACTGAACGGCGCACAAATCATTCTACGGACACTCCAGGAAGAGGGCGTTGATGTTATCTTCGGCTTTCCAGGGGGCGCGGTAGCGGATATCTACGATGAACTGGTCAAGACGGATATCCGGCATATCACCGTACGGCACGAACAGGGGGCGGTCCACGCAGCAGACGGGTATACCCGTGCCTCCGGAAAGATAGGGGTCTGTCTGGTCACCTCGGGACCGGGGGCCACCAATACAATTTCCGGGATCGCCTCCGCATATATGGATTCAATCCCCATTATCGTGCTGACAGGGCAGGTCCCCACCGATCTCATCGGAAATGATGCCTTTCAGGAGGTGGATATCGTGGGCATCACACGGCCCTGCACCAAGCACAATTACCTGGTAAAAAAGGTCGAGGATCTGGGCAGAATCCTGAAGGAGGCATTTCATGTGGCGCGTTCCGGACGTCCGGGGCCCGTCCTGGTGGACCTGCCTAAAGATGTTATCAAGGCGAGCACGGTCTATCGCTCAATAAAAAATGTTGAGCTCAGGTCCTATAATCCTACATACGAACCCAATATCAGGCAGCTTCCCAAGGCCGTGGCCCTGATAAGGGAGGCCAGGCGGCCGATGATCCTTGCCGGAGGAGGCGTCATCCTTTCCAGGGCCTCGGAAGCGTTGCAGGCCCTGGCAAGGAGGATCCAGGCACCTGTGGCCGGCACACTCATGGGCCTGGGGGCCTTTCCAGGGAGCGATCCTTTGTGGCTGGGGATGATCGGCATGCACGGGACCTACCGCGCCAATATGTCCTCTGCCGAATGCGACCTGCTGATCGCCGTGGGGGTCCGTTTTGACGACAGGGTGACGGGGAAGGAAGAGACCTTTGCCCCAAAGGCGAAGATTGTCCATATCGATATTGATCCGACGTCTATTCGTAAGAACATCCCTGTCGCGGTTCCCATTGTGGGGGATTGCGGGCTGACCCTTCAGAAGCTGAACGCCCTTCTTGAGAAAGAGGAACTTGGGGATATGTCCCAGGAGAGGAAGGCATGGCTGGACCGGATAGGGGAATGGAAGGCGACCAAGACGCTCAAGTATGTTCAGAAGGACGTGATCAAACCCCAGTACGTGATCGAGAAGCTGTGTGAGATCACCAAGGGAGAAGCCATCATTACCACCGAGGTCGGCCAGAACCAGATGTGGGCCGCCCAGTACTACCGGTTCGACCGGCCCAACTGCTTTATCACCTCCGGGGGACTGGGGTGTATGGGGTTCGGCTTTCCGGCTGCTATCGGCGCGCAGGTCGCCTGTCCCGAGAGGCTGGTGGTGGATATTGCAGGAGACGGGAGCATCCAGATGAACATCCAGGAGATGGCCACCGCCATGCAACACCGTCTCCCTGTCAAGATTGTGGTGCTCAATAACAGTTGCCTCGGAATGATCAGACAGTGGCAGGAGCTCTTCTATGATCGCTGTTACGCGCATACCGAGTTGGAGGCCACCCCGGATTTTGTGAAACTGGCTGAGGCCTACGGCGCCATGGGTCTGCGGGCATCTCGGCCGGAAGAAGTGGAATCCGTGTTGAGGCAAGGCCTCTCCCATCCGGGTCTGGTGATCATGGATTTTGTGGTGGAGAAGGAGGAGTGCGTCTATCCGATGGTGCCGGCAGGGGCGCCTATCACTGATATGCTCCTGGTGTGA
- a CDS encoding 3-isopropylmalate dehydratase small subunit — protein sequence MKIEGRVWKFGDHVDTDLIIPARYLNISDPKELAKSCFADVRPEFVREVRTGDIAVAGINFGCGSSREHAPWAMKAAGIAAVIAKSCARIFYRNAFNIGLPVLESEDAPGMLRDGARIAVDILRGEIREADTGRVFLAKPIPEFMMKIIQSGGLVSCIRAMDTHGYGNGV from the coding sequence ATGAAAATAGAAGGAAGGGTATGGAAGTTCGGCGACCATGTGGACACGGACCTGATTATTCCGGCGAGATATCTGAATATATCCGATCCGAAGGAATTGGCGAAATCCTGTTTTGCGGATGTGAGGCCTGAATTTGTTAGAGAGGTCCGGACCGGGGATATAGCCGTGGCAGGGATCAATTTCGGGTGCGGGTCTTCCAGAGAACATGCCCCATGGGCCATGAAGGCGGCCGGGATCGCGGCCGTCATTGCAAAAAGCTGTGCGCGAATCTTTTATCGGAACGCCTTCAATATCGGCCTCCCTGTCCTGGAATCAGAGGATGCCCCGGGCATGCTCCGGGACGGCGCCCGGATAGCCGTCGATATTCTCCGGGGAGAGATCAGAGAGGCGGATACGGGAAGGGTCTTTCTTGCCAAGCCGATTCCGGAGTTTATGATGAAAATCATTCAGTCCGGGGGGCTGGTTTCCTGTATTCGGGCGATGGATACGCATGGATACGGGAACGGCGTTTGA
- the leuC gene encoding 3-isopropylmalate dehydratase large subunit produces the protein MAMTITEKILAAHAGRESVSPDELIEVRVDLALANDITAPMAIRVFNELGKDAVFDRQKVALIQDHFVPNKDIASAQQVKLMREFARKHRIRHFFELGETGIEHVILPEKGLVCPGDLVIGADSHTCTYGALGAFSAGMGSTDLGAILATGKTWLKVPATIRLVYEGSLRPWVGGKDLILYTLGLLGVEGAVYKSLEFTGDAVDRLSMSHRFTMANMAVEAGAKNGIFAPDETTSAYMKGRSARPGRYFNSDPDAGYEQEIRIPVDDMEPQVALPHSPDKVKPVSKLDAIPLDQVFLGSCTNGRLEDLREAAGLLKGQKTAAGTRFIVIPGSPFIYKEAIKEGIIEAFLEAGAVIGPPCCGPCLGGHMGILAEGERALSTSNRNFLGRMGHPKSEVYLASPAVAAASAVMGHIASPDAL, from the coding sequence ATGGCGATGACCATTACGGAGAAGATCCTTGCGGCACATGCAGGGAGGGAGAGCGTAAGTCCGGACGAATTGATCGAGGTCCGGGTGGATCTGGCCCTGGCCAATGATATTACCGCTCCCATGGCGATTCGGGTGTTTAACGAACTGGGGAAGGATGCGGTCTTTGACCGGCAAAAGGTTGCGCTGATCCAGGATCATTTTGTGCCGAACAAGGACATCGCATCGGCCCAACAGGTGAAATTGATGCGGGAGTTTGCCCGAAAGCATCGGATCCGGCATTTTTTTGAACTGGGCGAGACCGGGATTGAACATGTCATCCTGCCGGAAAAGGGGCTTGTTTGTCCGGGCGATCTAGTTATCGGTGCGGACAGTCATACCTGCACCTACGGTGCGCTCGGGGCCTTTTCAGCGGGCATGGGGAGCACCGACCTGGGCGCCATCCTGGCCACGGGGAAGACATGGCTCAAGGTGCCTGCAACCATACGACTCGTCTATGAGGGGAGCCTCCGCCCATGGGTGGGGGGGAAGGACCTTATCTTGTATACCCTCGGTCTTCTGGGGGTGGAAGGCGCTGTTTACAAGTCCCTGGAATTTACCGGGGATGCGGTTGACCGGCTTTCCATGTCGCACCGATTTACCATGGCCAACATGGCTGTTGAGGCAGGGGCCAAAAACGGGATCTTTGCGCCGGATGAGACCACCAGTGCCTATATGAAAGGACGATCGGCCCGGCCCGGCCGTTATTTCAACAGCGACCCTGATGCCGGCTATGAACAGGAAATCCGGATTCCGGTGGACGACATGGAGCCTCAGGTGGCCCTCCCCCATTCGCCGGACAAGGTAAAACCCGTATCCAAACTGGATGCCATTCCCTTGGATCAGGTCTTTCTGGGATCGTGCACCAACGGGCGTCTGGAAGACCTGCGGGAAGCAGCCGGCCTGCTCAAGGGGCAGAAGACGGCGGCGGGGACCCGGTTCATCGTGATTCCCGGCTCCCCGTTCATTTACAAAGAGGCCATAAAGGAAGGCATTATCGAGGCCTTCCTGGAGGCGGGGGCGGTGATCGGCCCCCCCTGCTGCGGGCCCTGTCTCGGTGGACACATGGGGATCCTGGCAGAAGGGGAACGGGCCCTTTCCACCAGCAACCGGAATTTTCTCGGCCGTATGGGGCATCCCAAGAGCGAGGTCTATCTGGCAAGTCCGGCCGTAGCCGCGGCCTCTGCCGTCATGGGGCACATCGCATCCCCGGATGCGCTTTAG
- a CDS encoding 2-isopropylmalate synthase encodes MEDRVVIFDTTLRDGEQSPGASMNVAEKLRLANQLEKLGVDVLEAGFPASSPGDFESVRMIANKVRNVQVTALARTSRNDIDRAWEAIRDGANPRIHTFIATSDIHLKHKLNMDRDQVIQEAVDAVKYAKGFTDNVEFSAEDGTRSDRDYLCKVFEAVIHAGATTVNLPDTVGYAIPEEFFTLITYVREHTPNIHKAILSVHCHNDLGLATANTLAGIRAGARQAEVTVNGIGERAGNTSLEEVVMTLHTRKDLVNLNTSIHANEIHPTSRLTSLITGIVVQPNKAIVGANAFAHEAGIHQDGVLKNPMTYEIMAPETVGLSRNRLVLGKHSGRHAFRDKLAQMGYELSTEELNRLFGKFKELSDKRKEILEEDIEVLVAEEILRVPDHYELAYLNVVSGTVEIPTATVKLRISGEEVKSAGFGVGPIDATFNTIAKMTGSSSKLMRFSVNAITGGMDAQGEVIVRLQENGLVALGKGADPDIITASAKAYINGLNRLEYLKKNPRLSPNEGLR; translated from the coding sequence ATGGAAGACCGTGTCGTTATATTTGATACAACACTGAGGGACGGGGAACAATCCCCGGGCGCCAGCATGAATGTGGCTGAAAAGCTCAGATTGGCCAACCAGTTGGAAAAATTGGGGGTGGACGTCCTGGAGGCAGGGTTTCCCGCCTCATCCCCGGGCGATTTCGAATCGGTCCGGATGATCGCGAACAAGGTCCGAAATGTCCAGGTAACCGCCCTTGCCAGGACATCCAGAAATGATATCGACAGGGCATGGGAGGCTATCCGCGACGGCGCCAACCCGCGGATCCACACCTTTATTGCTACCTCGGACATCCACTTGAAGCACAAATTGAATATGGATCGGGATCAGGTGATTCAAGAGGCCGTGGATGCAGTAAAATATGCAAAGGGATTCACAGACAATGTGGAATTTTCAGCAGAAGACGGGACGCGGTCCGACAGGGACTACCTCTGCAAGGTGTTTGAGGCGGTGATCCATGCCGGAGCCACTACCGTCAACCTGCCGGACACGGTCGGCTACGCAATTCCCGAAGAGTTTTTCACGCTGATTACCTATGTCAGAGAACATACGCCCAATATTCACAAGGCCATCCTGAGCGTTCACTGCCACAATGACCTGGGACTGGCCACGGCCAATACCCTGGCTGGAATCCGGGCCGGGGCGCGCCAGGCAGAGGTTACCGTAAACGGCATCGGCGAGCGCGCCGGTAACACCTCCCTGGAGGAGGTCGTCATGACCCTCCATACCCGGAAGGATCTGGTGAACCTCAACACCTCCATCCATGCCAATGAGATCCACCCCACCAGCAGGCTTACCTCCCTGATCACCGGTATTGTGGTGCAGCCCAACAAGGCGATTGTAGGGGCGAACGCATTTGCCCATGAGGCCGGGATTCATCAGGACGGTGTTTTGAAGAACCCCATGACCTATGAGATCATGGCGCCCGAGACCGTGGGCCTGTCCAGGAACCGCCTGGTCCTAGGAAAACATTCGGGCCGACATGCCTTCAGGGATAAACTGGCCCAGATGGGCTATGAGCTGTCAACCGAGGAATTGAACCGGCTTTTCGGAAAGTTTAAGGAGTTGAGCGATAAACGAAAAGAGATCCTGGAAGAAGACATAGAGGTCCTGGTGGCGGAGGAGATCCTGCGCGTTCCGGATCATTATGAACTGGCCTATCTCAATGTGGTGAGCGGTACGGTGGAGATCCCTACGGCGACCGTCAAGCTCAGGATCAGCGGGGAGGAGGTCAAGAGCGCCGGGTTCGGTGTGGGACCCATCGATGCCACATTCAATACCATCGCCAAGATGACCGGGAGCAGCTCAAAATTGATGCGATTCTCAGTTAATGCCATCACCGGAGGGATGGATGCCCAGGGCGAGGTGATCGTTCGGCTGCAGGAAAACGGATTGGTAGCCTTAGGCAAGGGGGCGGACCCGGACATTATTACTGCCAGCGCAAAGGCCTATATCAACGGGTTGAATCGTCTGGAATATCTGAAGAAGAATCCGAGACTGTCACCCAACGAGGGGCTCCGGTGA
- the cimA gene encoding citramalate synthase — MKDQITLYDTTMRDGTQGEYINLTAEDKFRIAKKLDDFGIPYVEGGWPGSNPKDVRFFEMTRGTDFKNSRMTAFSSTCRPGTVPRDDDNIRALLKTETATVTLFGKSWDLHATEILGVSLKENLRMIRETVAYLKGEGREVIYDAEHFFDGVQANPSYAMETLKAAEEGGADTIVLCDTNGGRMPWEIAEMVRDVAGRLQVPIGIHAHNDCGLALANSLAAVEAGARMVQGTINGYGERCGNVDLIGVIGNLQLKMGYSCVPEERLRQLTELSRYVSEVANVPPMNQRPFVGQSAFAHKGGVHVSAVQKNPAAYEHMDPKQVGNRRRVLVSDLSGKSNIAYKAREMEIKLGGNGFDSQKIVSEIKRLEDEGYQFDAAEGSLELMIKKVTGQFREPFALESFRVTTEKNRLGPSACQATIKISVGDEEEITAAEGDGPVNALDNALRKALTKFFPQIGEMGLVDFKVRVIDGSWGTGSKVRVQIESRDSKEIWSTLGVSENIIEASWQALADSFQYKLSKETGAVL; from the coding sequence ATGAAAGATCAAATTACCCTTTACGATACGACAATGCGGGATGGGACCCAGGGTGAATACATCAATCTTACGGCTGAAGATAAGTTCCGTATCGCAAAGAAACTGGATGACTTTGGGATCCCCTATGTTGAGGGGGGATGGCCGGGTTCCAACCCAAAAGATGTCCGTTTTTTCGAGATGACCAGAGGGACTGATTTCAAGAATTCCCGAATGACCGCCTTCTCCAGCACATGCAGACCCGGCACCGTCCCCCGGGATGACGACAACATCCGGGCGCTCCTCAAGACCGAAACCGCGACAGTAACCCTCTTCGGGAAGAGCTGGGATCTTCATGCCACAGAGATCCTGGGGGTCTCCCTGAAGGAAAACCTGAGGATGATCCGGGAGACCGTGGCATATCTGAAAGGGGAGGGGAGGGAGGTCATCTATGATGCGGAGCATTTTTTTGACGGCGTTCAGGCCAATCCTTCCTATGCCATGGAGACATTGAAGGCCGCAGAAGAGGGGGGCGCGGACACCATCGTGCTCTGCGACACCAACGGCGGAAGAATGCCCTGGGAGATTGCGGAAATGGTAAGGGATGTTGCGGGGCGTCTTCAGGTCCCGATCGGCATCCACGCCCATAATGACTGCGGGCTTGCCCTGGCCAATTCACTGGCCGCGGTGGAGGCAGGCGCCCGAATGGTCCAGGGGACCATCAACGGATATGGAGAGCGGTGCGGCAATGTGGATTTGATCGGTGTCATCGGGAATCTCCAGTTAAAGATGGGGTATTCCTGTGTCCCGGAAGAGAGGCTCAGGCAGCTCACCGAACTCTCCCGGTATGTGAGTGAAGTGGCCAATGTGCCGCCCATGAATCAGCGGCCTTTTGTGGGGCAGAGCGCCTTTGCCCATAAAGGCGGGGTCCACGTCAGCGCCGTTCAGAAAAACCCGGCGGCCTATGAGCATATGGATCCGAAACAGGTGGGGAATCGGCGAAGGGTCCTGGTCTCGGATCTCTCCGGAAAGAGCAACATCGCCTACAAGGCCCGGGAGATGGAGATCAAACTGGGGGGAAACGGTTTTGACAGCCAGAAGATCGTCAGTGAGATCAAGAGACTGGAAGACGAGGGATACCAGTTCGATGCTGCGGAAGGATCTCTGGAACTTATGATAAAGAAGGTTACGGGCCAGTTCCGGGAGCCCTTTGCCCTGGAGTCCTTCAGGGTGACCACCGAAAAAAACCGTCTGGGCCCGAGTGCCTGTCAGGCCACCATTAAGATCTCTGTAGGGGATGAAGAGGAGATTACCGCAGCAGAAGGAGATGGGCCGGTAAATGCCCTGGACAATGCCTTGAGAAAGGCCCTCACCAAGTTCTTTCCCCAGATCGGGGAAATGGGACTCGTGGATTTCAAGGTTCGCGTGATCGACGGGAGTTGGGGAACCGGATCAAAGGTCCGGGTTCAGATCGAGTCGCGGGATTCCAAGGAGATCTGGTCCACTCTCGGCGTTTCGGAAAACATCATCGAGGCGAGCTGGCAGGCCCTTGCGGACAGCTTTCAGTATAAACTCAGCAAGGAAACAGGAGCTGTTTTATGA
- a CDS encoding shikimate kinase, whose amino-acid sequence MNIVLIGYRCSGKTRVGRILARDLKRHFLDTDHLIEVKTCMPIDSYVTQYGWNDFRNVERTVINESASSDNVVIATGGGAVMNHMNVQKLRRNGWVVWLDAGAAAIRERMARAQQLGHIRPPLSENDPLEEVDIMLRERRAAYEQASDWTLRTDTRSPQEVERAIMRALPHELRGNPVRTA is encoded by the coding sequence ATGAACATTGTCTTGATCGGTTACCGATGCAGCGGTAAGACGCGTGTGGGCAGGATATTGGCCCGGGATCTAAAAAGGCATTTCTTGGATACGGACCATCTCATTGAGGTAAAGACATGTATGCCTATCGATTCCTATGTAACTCAATACGGATGGAACGATTTCAGGAATGTGGAAAGGACGGTCATTAACGAGAGCGCCTCAAGCGACAATGTGGTCATTGCCACAGGCGGAGGCGCGGTGATGAACCATATGAACGTCCAGAAGCTGAGAAGAAATGGGTGGGTGGTGTGGCTTGACGCAGGGGCGGCGGCCATCAGGGAGAGGATGGCCCGGGCACAGCAGCTGGGACACATTCGGCCCCCGCTCTCAGAGAACGATCCTCTGGAAGAAGTGGATATAATGCTCCGTGAACGGAGAGCTGCCTATGAACAGGCCAGCGACTGGACGCTCCGTACCGACACCCGATCGCCTCAGGAGGTGGAACGGGCGATTATGAGGGCTCTCCCGCATGAACTTAGGGGCAACCCCGTGAGGACCGCTTAA